The following are from one region of the Leucoraja erinacea ecotype New England chromosome 35, Leri_hhj_1, whole genome shotgun sequence genome:
- the LOC129713326 gene encoding AP-3 complex subunit mu-2, translating to MIHSLFLINTAGDIFLEKHWKSAVSRSVCDYFFEAQERASEAENVAPVIPTPHHFLISVYRHRIFFVAVIQSEVPPLFVIEFLHRVVDTLQDYFGSCSEVAIKDNVVVVYEVLEEMLDNGFPLATESNILKELIRPPTILRTVVNTITGSTNVGDHLPTGQLSVVPWRRTGVRYANNEAYFDVVEEIDAIIDKSGSTIFAEIQGVIDACVKLTGMPDLTLSFMNSRLLDDVSFHPCVRFKRWESERILSFIPPDGNFRLLSYHVSSQNLVAIPIYVKHNINFRDGSSTGRFEVTIGPKQTMGKVLEGTIVTSQLPKVVLNVNLTSTQGSFTFDPVTKVLSWDIGKINPQKLPSLKGSMSLQAGTPKPDENPNINVQFKIQQLAISGLKVNRLDMYGEKYKPFKGIKYMTKAGKFQVRT from the exons ATGATCCACAGCCTGTTCCTGATCAACACGGCGGGCGACATCTTCCTGGAGAAGCACTGGAAGAGCGCGGTCAGCCGCTCGGTCTGCGACTACTTCTTCGAGGCGCAGGAGCGGGCGAGCGAGGCGGAGAACGTGGCGCCAGTCATCCCCACCCCGCACCACTTCCTCATCAGCGTCTACCGGCACCGCATCTTCTTCGTGGCCGTCATACAGAGCGAGGTGCCGCCGCTCTTCGTCATCGAGTTCCTGCACCGGGTGGTGGACACGCTGCAG GACTATTTTGGGAGCTGCTCAGAAGTGGCCATCAAAGACAATGTTGTGGTTGTGTATGAGGTGCTGGAGGAGATGCTGGACAATGGCTTTCCCCTGGCGACCGAGTCCAACATCCTCAAGGAGCTGATCAGACCTCCCACCATCCTCCGCACTGTTGTGAACACCATCACTG GCAGCACGAATGTTGGGGACCATCTGCCCACAGGGCAGCTGTCCGTGGTGCCTTGGAGACGCACTGGCGTTAGATACGCCAACAATGAAGCCTACTTTGATGTTGTTGAAGAGATCGATGCCATCATTGACAAATCAG gtTCAACAATATTTGCTGAGATACAAGGTGTTATTGATGCCTGTGTGAAGCTGACTGGAATGCCAGATCTCACCCTCTCATTCATG AATTCTCGACTCCTGGACGATGTCAGCTTCCATCCCTGTGTCCGTTTCAAGCGCTGGGAATCGGAGCGAATCCTTTCTTTCATTCCACCGGATGGGAATTTCCGTCTCCTGTCCTACCACGTCAGTTCCCAGAA TTTGGTGGCCATTCCCATCTACGTCAAGCACAACATCAACTTCCGGGACGGCAGCTCCACGGGACGATTCGAGGTCACCATCGGGCCAAAGCAGACGATGGGCAAGGTGCTGGAGGGGACCATCGTGACCAGCCAGCTGCCAAAGGTGGTGCTGAACGTGAATCTCACCTCCACGCAAGGGAGCTTCACCTTTGACCCAGTAACCAAG GTCCTGTCGTGGGATATTGGGAAGATCAATCCTCAGAAGCTgcccagcctgaagggttccaTGAGCTTGCAAGCAGGCACTCCCAAACCTGATGAGAACCCCAACATTAATGTCCAGTTCAAGATCCAACAATTGGCCATTTCAG GTCTGAAGGTAAACCGACTGGACATGTACGGAGAGAAATACAAACCATTTAAAGGCATCAAGTACATGACGAAAGCTGGAAAATTCCAAGTCCGCACATAA